Proteins encoded together in one Planctopirus ephydatiae window:
- a CDS encoding SMP-30/gluconolactonase/LRE family protein → MNLRLTLHRWSLFTCTIAATLAMGVVSVAKAQNTTNFPILGEVIRVSPELDEVLAPDAKIEVISSGFEWAEGPVWNREGKYLLFSDIPRNSVMKWELGKGSSLFLKLSGFTGPTGYGNEPGCNGLIFDGKGQLVSAEHGDRRLSVLTHQGGKRTLVDNYEGKRLNSPNDVCMKSNGDYYFTDPPYGLPKGAEDPLRELDFCGVYQLALQADGRHQLTLLTKEMTRPNGIAFSPDEKFLYVAQSDPKAAIIKKFPVKEDGTLGEGTTLVDVTSMVGKHKGLPDGLKVDVQGRLWATGPGGVHVYSPAGKLLGRIDTKEATANCAWGDDGSTLYITADMYLCRIPTKTKGAGW, encoded by the coding sequence ATGAACTTGCGGCTTACGCTCCACCGCTGGTCTCTCTTCACCTGCACCATTGCAGCCACTCTCGCGATGGGTGTGGTCTCTGTGGCCAAGGCTCAGAACACCACCAACTTTCCGATTCTGGGTGAAGTAATTCGCGTCTCACCAGAACTCGATGAAGTGCTGGCGCCCGATGCGAAGATTGAAGTGATCTCCAGTGGCTTCGAATGGGCCGAAGGGCCGGTCTGGAATCGCGAAGGGAAGTATCTGCTTTTTTCGGATATTCCCCGCAATAGCGTGATGAAGTGGGAACTGGGCAAAGGGTCGTCGTTGTTCCTCAAACTTTCTGGCTTCACCGGCCCGACCGGTTATGGCAATGAACCCGGCTGCAATGGCTTGATCTTTGATGGCAAGGGCCAGCTCGTTTCTGCCGAACATGGCGACCGCCGCCTTTCGGTGCTGACGCATCAGGGCGGCAAGCGGACACTCGTCGATAACTACGAGGGTAAGCGGCTCAACAGCCCCAATGATGTCTGCATGAAATCGAATGGCGATTACTACTTCACTGATCCGCCTTACGGACTCCCGAAAGGTGCTGAAGACCCACTTCGCGAACTGGACTTCTGCGGTGTTTATCAGCTGGCGTTGCAAGCCGATGGTCGCCATCAGCTCACGCTGCTCACCAAGGAAATGACTCGCCCGAACGGGATTGCGTTCTCGCCTGATGAAAAGTTCTTGTATGTCGCCCAGTCCGATCCGAAAGCCGCCATCATCAAAAAATTTCCCGTTAAGGAGGACGGCACGCTTGGGGAAGGGACGACACTGGTCGATGTCACCAGTATGGTCGGGAAGCACAAAGGCTTACCCGATGGTCTCAAAGTCGATGTCCAGGGTCGGCTGTGGGCAACAGGCCCTGGCGGTGTGCATGTCTATTCCCCCGCAGGAAAACTTCTGGGAAGAATTGATACTAAAGAAGCCACAGCGAACTGTGCCTGGGGCGACGATGGTTCGACGCTGTATATTACGGCAGATATGTACCTGTGCCGGATTCCAACCAAGACCAAGGGAGCAGGCTGGTAA
- a CDS encoding FG-GAP repeat domain-containing protein, whose protein sequence is MFTSLRSLLTLALLTGTATAAEFPKFRRQVIDPEIGKVCYAVSTADVNGDGKPDVVAVSENRIQWYENPTWQKHVILEDQTERDNVCLAAHDIDGDGQIDFAVGAGWTKIGTLQWISRQADPKALWKVNFIGQELSTHRMSFADVLGKGKPQLVVSPLNRSVAEGARLLAFEIPKNPVTDRWQPVPIDSTLNRLHAHTHIEWNPGRDLETLTASQEGVHLIDLKRPGLSGKRKVVEGASGTSAEQKGAGEVKSGQLSWNAKGGSILSSRQYLATIEPMHGTDAVVYVSENDERTQWKRVVLETGLKQGHALWTVDLNHDGYDEVVVGFREKGTALTKGPGLMVFECVDAKSSDGPTGSTWKRHVIDDGGCAVEDALAADLNGDGQPDLITGGRATHNVVIYWNEFSN, encoded by the coding sequence ATGTTCACTTCCCTCAGGTCGCTCCTGACGTTGGCCTTGCTTACTGGTACTGCCACGGCAGCCGAGTTTCCGAAGTTTCGGCGGCAGGTGATCGACCCCGAGATTGGCAAGGTCTGTTATGCCGTCAGTACGGCTGATGTGAATGGCGATGGCAAGCCGGATGTGGTGGCGGTGAGTGAGAACCGCATTCAGTGGTATGAGAATCCCACCTGGCAAAAGCATGTAATTCTCGAAGACCAGACTGAGCGGGATAACGTTTGTCTGGCCGCTCACGATATCGATGGTGATGGTCAGATCGACTTCGCAGTGGGCGCCGGCTGGACGAAAATTGGCACGTTGCAATGGATCAGCCGGCAGGCCGATCCCAAGGCGCTCTGGAAGGTCAACTTTATTGGTCAAGAACTCAGCACGCACCGGATGTCGTTTGCGGATGTACTGGGGAAGGGAAAGCCGCAACTGGTGGTTTCACCGCTCAATCGCTCCGTGGCGGAAGGGGCCAGGCTGCTGGCCTTTGAGATTCCGAAGAACCCTGTGACTGACCGCTGGCAGCCAGTTCCGATCGACTCGACTCTTAATAGACTTCATGCGCATACGCATATCGAATGGAATCCGGGGCGAGATCTCGAAACGTTGACAGCTTCACAGGAGGGTGTCCACTTGATCGACTTGAAGCGGCCTGGTCTCTCTGGGAAACGAAAGGTGGTCGAAGGTGCCAGTGGGACATCGGCCGAGCAAAAAGGGGCTGGAGAAGTCAAGTCTGGTCAGTTGAGTTGGAATGCCAAGGGGGGCTCGATTCTCTCCAGCAGACAATATCTGGCAACGATCGAACCGATGCATGGGACAGATGCCGTGGTCTACGTTTCGGAAAATGACGAACGAACCCAGTGGAAGCGGGTGGTTCTGGAAACGGGCCTGAAGCAGGGGCATGCATTGTGGACTGTCGATCTCAATCATGATGGTTACGATGAAGTCGTGGTGGGATTTCGAGAGAAAGGGACGGCTCTGACCAAGGGGCCGGGCTTGATGGTTTTTGAGTGTGTTGACGCCAAAAGTTCCGATGGCCCAACAGGATCAACGTGGAAAAGGCATGTGATTGATGATGGCGGCTGCGCTGTCGAAGACGCTCTCGCTGCCGACCTCAACGGCGATGGCCAACCTGATCTCATCACCGGCGGCCGCGCCACGCACAATGTGGTGATCTACTGGAATGAGTTTTCAAATTGA
- a CDS encoding class I SAM-dependent rRNA methyltransferase, which translates to MSLIRPVDRPPVHLRLARDLSRSIRRGHPWVYAESLREIPKVPAGSRAVLLDYKHNREIAKGYVDPHSPIAFRACTCDEKDRLDDRWARRQFDRAYRLRKALFRNPFSRDGSARDQIEGVAPVDDMAGRPNLTTGFRLFHGEGDGLPGLVVDVYGDVAVIKLDGPAATTFWQAEGIAEWLMQATRVKAVVQRERDRGKEARVIAGELTEAAVPFLEYGLKFTADVLHGQKTGFFLDQRENRALIRKLAYNRRVLNLFSYTGGFSIAAGVGGAQHVTSVDVAEPAIEVARQHWELNELPASQHEAIAADVFDFLAEAKKAGHRWEVMVVDPPSFAPSQESLTRAIASYERLFGMAAELVSASGLLAVASCSSHLRDQQFLEICEESLSAARRRGRILTFNGPPADHPAPLALREFRYLKFALMQLD; encoded by the coding sequence ATGTCGCTGATTCGTCCTGTTGATCGTCCCCCTGTTCATTTACGCCTGGCGCGAGATCTCTCGCGTTCCATTCGGAGGGGGCATCCGTGGGTTTATGCAGAGTCTCTGCGCGAGATTCCGAAAGTCCCGGCAGGATCGAGAGCCGTCTTGCTCGATTACAAGCACAATCGCGAGATCGCCAAAGGGTATGTCGATCCCCATAGCCCCATTGCCTTCCGCGCCTGTACGTGCGACGAAAAAGATCGACTTGATGATCGCTGGGCGAGGCGGCAGTTTGACCGGGCCTATCGTTTGAGAAAGGCGCTGTTTCGCAATCCGTTTTCGCGAGATGGTTCGGCGCGAGATCAGATCGAAGGTGTGGCCCCGGTCGATGACATGGCAGGACGCCCGAATCTGACCACCGGTTTTCGGCTGTTCCATGGGGAAGGAGATGGCCTGCCGGGATTAGTCGTGGATGTTTACGGGGATGTGGCTGTCATAAAGCTTGATGGGCCCGCAGCCACCACCTTCTGGCAGGCCGAAGGGATTGCGGAGTGGCTGATGCAGGCCACCAGGGTCAAGGCTGTGGTGCAGCGGGAACGCGATCGAGGAAAGGAAGCCCGCGTGATTGCGGGTGAACTGACAGAGGCGGCCGTCCCCTTTCTCGAGTACGGGCTGAAGTTCACTGCGGATGTGCTGCATGGTCAGAAGACCGGGTTCTTTCTCGATCAGCGGGAGAATCGGGCTCTCATCCGGAAGCTGGCTTACAATCGCCGTGTGCTCAATCTCTTCAGTTATACCGGTGGATTCTCGATTGCTGCAGGCGTGGGTGGTGCTCAACATGTGACGAGCGTCGATGTGGCAGAACCGGCAATTGAAGTGGCCCGGCAGCATTGGGAACTCAACGAACTTCCGGCCAGTCAGCACGAGGCGATTGCAGCTGATGTCTTTGATTTTCTCGCGGAAGCCAAGAAGGCTGGCCATCGCTGGGAAGTGATGGTGGTTGACCCACCCTCTTTCGCACCCTCCCAGGAATCACTGACCCGGGCGATTGCGAGCTACGAGCGGCTGTTTGGCATGGCGGCTGAACTGGTGAGTGCATCCGGTCTGTTAGCCGTCGCCTCCTGTTCGAGCCATTTGCGTGATCAGCAGTTTTTAGAGATCTGCGAAGAATCGTTGAGTGCAGCCCGCCGGCGCGGACGCATTCTCACGTTCAACGGCCCCCCCGCCGATCATCCCGCTCCTTTGGCCCTGCGAGAATTCCGCTATTTGAAATTCGCCTTGATGCAACTGGATTAG
- a CDS encoding sulfite oxidase has protein sequence MLHMSHPSSRRQFMGQSAGLLAAMGLLNANFGPLERQLRADEPALDLISADIKRLITRQATPYNAEPPAPELTSQWLTPTRSLYVRSHGKIPRIDEKSFRLSISGLVERPVTFTLPELQERFPATSTLATMVCAGNRRNEFALGGRKAPGVPWDVGAIGTCDWQGVSLAQVLKHCGVKAEAKHIWFEGLDAVEGHGDPFPFGASIPLEKAMQEQPGEETLLAWGMNGDPLLPEHGFPLRNVVPGYIGARSVKWLAKIIVSDQPSPNFFVQDVYKVVYDDKPESTANAAPIMEFILNSAITEIRRFDNNLRIRGFALAQGSLGNAIERVEISTDRGKNWQPARIITAPGKNTWSLWSATIPAEGVKTVTVRAFDRAGNSQPESQKFNIKGYQLNSWHTLPVAGAGQGA, from the coding sequence ATGCTGCACATGTCTCATCCATCCAGCCGCCGTCAGTTTATGGGTCAATCGGCAGGGCTCCTGGCTGCGATGGGTCTGTTGAACGCCAACTTCGGGCCACTCGAACGCCAACTGCGTGCCGACGAACCGGCTCTCGACCTGATCAGTGCTGATATCAAGCGGCTCATTACCAGGCAGGCCACCCCTTACAATGCCGAGCCACCCGCTCCGGAATTGACTTCGCAATGGCTCACACCCACCCGCAGCCTCTATGTCCGCAGTCATGGGAAGATTCCCCGGATTGACGAAAAGAGTTTCCGGCTCAGCATCAGTGGTCTCGTCGAGCGTCCTGTGACGTTCACTTTGCCGGAACTTCAAGAACGTTTCCCCGCCACTTCGACTCTCGCCACCATGGTTTGTGCCGGTAATCGACGCAATGAGTTCGCACTCGGCGGACGCAAAGCCCCGGGTGTTCCCTGGGATGTCGGTGCGATTGGCACGTGTGACTGGCAAGGCGTTTCGCTGGCTCAAGTTCTTAAGCATTGCGGCGTCAAAGCCGAGGCCAAACATATCTGGTTCGAAGGACTGGATGCCGTCGAAGGCCACGGAGATCCCTTTCCTTTCGGGGCCTCCATTCCTCTCGAAAAAGCGATGCAGGAGCAACCGGGAGAAGAGACCTTGCTCGCCTGGGGGATGAATGGTGATCCCCTGCTTCCGGAACATGGCTTCCCGCTGCGTAATGTTGTTCCAGGCTACATTGGTGCCCGCAGTGTGAAATGGCTGGCCAAGATCATTGTGAGTGATCAACCCTCTCCCAATTTTTTTGTGCAGGATGTGTACAAGGTTGTCTACGACGACAAGCCCGAATCAACAGCGAATGCGGCTCCGATTATGGAGTTCATTCTGAACTCGGCCATCACCGAAATTCGCCGCTTCGATAACAACCTGCGCATTCGCGGCTTCGCACTCGCTCAAGGGAGTCTGGGCAATGCGATCGAGCGCGTCGAAATCAGCACCGATCGCGGCAAGAACTGGCAGCCGGCCCGGATCATCACTGCTCCCGGGAAAAACACCTGGTCATTATGGTCAGCGACAATCCCGGCTGAGGGAGTGAAGACGGTCACTGTCCGCGCGTTTGACCGTGCCGGTAACTCCCAGCCCGAATCGCAGAAGTTCAATATTAAAGGCTATCAACTCAACTCCTGGCACACACTCCCCGTAGCCGGTGCGGGTCAGGGCGCGTAA
- a CDS encoding DMP19 family protein: MKFLSEFEHLTSRELIERLSTRIYDPSFCKARDQIFAVPSLLRVVVLVLDFDTEVNMQGMLGFLQNSTGRYLSETIESFHQIGAHATATILQNIHGILDTHGVSTSQLRSDFDRTTLYQVTNFNELHGDLGSLPEEVEREAQRLFVYAESGCSEDVWSLLDAFVDANRPDILEELARVSDA; this comes from the coding sequence ATGAAATTTCTCTCAGAATTTGAACATCTGACGTCACGAGAGTTGATTGAGCGGCTGTCGACTCGAATTTACGATCCTTCTTTTTGCAAAGCTCGCGACCAGATATTCGCCGTTCCGTCCTTGCTTCGTGTGGTGGTACTCGTGCTTGACTTCGACACTGAGGTCAACATGCAGGGAATGCTTGGCTTTCTGCAGAACTCGACGGGCCGCTATCTCTCTGAGACAATCGAGTCCTTCCACCAAATCGGAGCACATGCGACAGCCACAATCCTGCAAAACATACATGGGATTCTCGATACGCACGGTGTATCGACTTCGCAATTGCGATCCGACTTTGATAGGACTACGCTCTATCAGGTTACGAATTTCAACGAACTACATGGCGACCTAGGATCACTTCCGGAAGAAGTTGAACGTGAAGCACAGCGGCTTTTCGTCTATGCCGAGTCCGGGTGTAGCGAGGACGTGTGGTCGTTACTCGACGCCTTCGTTGACGCCAATCGACCTGACATACTTGAAGAGCTCGCGCGGGTTAGTGACGCATAG
- a CDS encoding VOC family protein, with translation MHRMRLGICCDDKHHSPHSVQCVARSLLRVMNITLNLVVLRSPDITRAAAFYSRLGLHFSKQRHGAGPEHYAAELPGGGVFELYPESDGASTLGTRIGFRVPSVDEAIVALSDYPDTVASAPRDSEWGRRAVVIDPDGHKVELTQA, from the coding sequence ATGCACCGGATGCGGCTTGGTATCTGCTGCGACGATAAGCATCACTCGCCGCATTCGGTACAATGTGTTGCCAGGAGCCTGTTACGCGTAATGAATATCACCCTGAATCTCGTCGTCTTGAGGTCGCCGGACATAACGCGTGCCGCTGCATTCTACTCACGCCTTGGTTTGCACTTCAGCAAGCAAAGGCATGGTGCGGGGCCTGAGCACTACGCCGCAGAGTTGCCGGGGGGCGGTGTGTTCGAGCTTTATCCAGAGTCCGACGGAGCATCCACACTGGGCACTCGCATTGGCTTTCGAGTCCCATCGGTTGATGAGGCAATAGTCGCATTGAGCGATTATCCAGACACAGTCGCCAGCGCACCTCGTGACTCTGAATGGGGCCGTCGAGCCGTTGTTATCGATCCGGACGGACACAAAGTGGAGTTGACTCAGGCATGA
- a CDS encoding 50S ribosomal protein bL37, translating to MAKNTRKLKPANHGTRPASSKARKAKRAKVRT from the coding sequence ATGGCCAAGAACACACGCAAACTGAAGCCCGCCAATCATGGTACACGTCCTGCCAGTTCGAAGGCCCGGAAGGCCAAGCGAGCTAAGGTTCGTACGTAA
- a CDS encoding TylF/MycF family methyltransferase — protein MSHLAAPLTDMPPLTGVAGTDPYIELLKNVLTGAVYEESAWRREDGYHRDKFRPLKSLRQFFLKRWAKRGYLVVKAQHFDAKKRELGTDWPLFGYSMVGKRRLDQLEVAIRTIAAEQIPGNILEAGVWRGGASMFMKALLNHLGEGHRQLWLADSFEGLPKPRLAPDTKDKRHDLSECDFLKVSIETVSANFERFGLLDENVRFLKGWFCDSLPHANPGKLALLRLDGDLYESTMDVLKPLYQNVVPGGFVVVDDYLAWSGCREAIDEFRELHKIKAQMFNIDGTGVYWRVPQAQPSVAAA, from the coding sequence ATGTCCCATCTGGCAGCGCCATTGACGGATATGCCACCCTTGACGGGTGTCGCTGGTACTGACCCTTATATTGAACTGCTGAAAAACGTACTTACCGGGGCTGTCTACGAAGAAAGTGCCTGGCGCCGTGAAGATGGTTATCACCGCGATAAGTTCCGTCCACTGAAATCACTGAGACAATTCTTCCTTAAGCGTTGGGCCAAACGCGGCTATCTGGTCGTGAAAGCCCAGCATTTCGATGCCAAAAAGCGAGAACTGGGAACAGACTGGCCTCTGTTTGGCTACTCCATGGTCGGAAAACGACGGCTCGATCAACTCGAAGTCGCCATCCGCACCATTGCAGCTGAACAGATCCCTGGGAATATTCTCGAAGCGGGCGTCTGGCGTGGTGGAGCCAGCATGTTCATGAAAGCTCTGCTGAATCATCTGGGAGAAGGTCATCGCCAATTATGGCTGGCCGACTCTTTTGAAGGGCTGCCCAAACCGCGTCTGGCCCCGGATACCAAAGATAAGCGGCACGATCTTTCCGAATGCGACTTCCTCAAGGTCTCGATTGAAACGGTCTCGGCCAACTTTGAACGATTTGGCCTCCTCGACGAGAACGTCAGGTTTCTCAAAGGCTGGTTCTGTGATTCACTGCCACATGCCAACCCGGGGAAGCTGGCGTTACTGCGGCTGGACGGCGATTTGTACGAATCCACCATGGATGTCCTTAAGCCGCTCTATCAGAACGTAGTCCCTGGCGGGTTTGTCGTTGTGGATGACTACCTGGCCTGGAGTGGTTGCCGGGAAGCGATTGACGAGTTCCGCGAACTCCACAAGATCAAGGCCCAAATGTTCAACATTGATGGCACCGGCGTCTACTGGCGAGTCCCGCAGGCTCAACCTTCAGTCGCAGCGGCCTGA
- a CDS encoding redoxin domain-containing protein: MSHTSHLLHHSRSPFRFGITVTCLAAAFWGTSPWEAWFADTSVSLNAAEAPASAVAPENAVVAGHSYHGDAFDQGPRQAAYLMGTTGQIHFPVTSQHSQVQAWINQGVGQLHGFWYFEAERSFRQAAQLDPDCAIAYWGMAMANTNNETRAKKFIEEAVKRKEQASPREKLYIDALANWYAFDTKGEGDKKRERAQKSIKDYEKIVYENPADLEAKAFLALQTWQVRNDLPITNHLAMSALLDSILAKNPQHPSHHFVIHLWDYERREQALASAAQCGQSAPGIAHMWHMPGHIYSGLKRYADAAFQQEASARVDHAYMTRDMVMPDQIHNFAHNNEWLCRNLIFLGRMHDVINVAGNMASMPMHPKYNRFPSNGSQHFGRLRLWEAYSQFELWEKLIESADQSVLSPTDHTPEQIKRLRALARAYDATDDFAKFNETTAIIRGWRERLVEDRELEMTRAEARVLAKEPGKPRDEKAIESARKSAVRSTDDTLRQLDRAIDEITAIELARKGEYAEAIRKLNTAGGASARELARLRLAAGQKEEARKELEKYVSQHAEEVLPLAWLVELLIDLNDEAAARTRFEQLRLVAHSADLDAPALQRISKKARVWGFADDWRVSRILPTDIGARPTLASLGPIQWTPPASATWQLPGHLPDSTEISTVSSHDYRGKPTIVIFYLGAGCLHCVEQIQKFLPKVNDFQAAGISVVAISTDDLSDLKKSIDRFGSQISIPLLSDDSLEVFKRFKAYDDFENQPIHGTFLIDGQGLIRWHDLGADPFMDVDFLLKESQRLLHPTSLKNVTYPQPRPAGTPASALEPLNQLAKDQPQRDQLRKDQGSSDPSEKGKSTSPANSPAAAQQPLAPPTAIKADVS; this comes from the coding sequence ATGTCGCATACTTCCCACCTGCTGCACCATTCACGGTCCCCTTTTCGTTTTGGCATCACGGTCACATGTCTGGCTGCGGCATTCTGGGGAACCTCTCCATGGGAAGCATGGTTTGCTGATACTTCGGTTTCCTTGAACGCTGCCGAAGCGCCGGCCAGTGCTGTTGCACCAGAGAATGCAGTGGTTGCAGGGCATTCCTATCATGGCGATGCCTTTGATCAGGGCCCCAGGCAAGCTGCCTACCTGATGGGAACGACGGGGCAGATACACTTTCCTGTGACAAGTCAGCACAGCCAGGTGCAGGCATGGATCAATCAAGGCGTCGGCCAACTCCACGGGTTCTGGTATTTTGAAGCCGAACGATCCTTCCGGCAGGCTGCTCAACTTGATCCCGATTGTGCCATTGCCTATTGGGGCATGGCGATGGCCAATACCAATAATGAAACCCGAGCCAAGAAGTTCATCGAAGAGGCCGTGAAACGCAAAGAGCAGGCCAGCCCTCGCGAAAAACTGTATATCGATGCCCTTGCGAACTGGTATGCCTTTGATACCAAAGGAGAAGGTGACAAAAAGCGAGAGCGGGCTCAAAAGAGCATCAAAGACTACGAAAAGATTGTCTACGAGAACCCTGCTGATCTCGAAGCCAAGGCCTTTCTTGCATTGCAGACGTGGCAGGTGCGGAATGATCTGCCGATTACCAATCATCTGGCGATGAGTGCTTTGCTGGATTCGATTCTCGCCAAAAACCCGCAGCATCCCAGCCATCATTTCGTCATTCATCTGTGGGATTACGAACGCCGCGAACAGGCGCTGGCATCGGCGGCGCAATGTGGTCAGTCAGCTCCCGGGATTGCCCACATGTGGCATATGCCTGGGCACATTTATTCGGGGCTGAAACGATATGCCGATGCGGCCTTCCAGCAGGAGGCTTCAGCGAGGGTGGATCATGCCTACATGACGCGTGATATGGTGATGCCCGACCAGATTCATAATTTTGCCCACAACAACGAGTGGCTGTGCCGAAATCTGATCTTCCTGGGGCGGATGCACGACGTCATCAATGTCGCCGGCAACATGGCCTCGATGCCCATGCACCCCAAATACAACCGCTTTCCCAGCAATGGCAGCCAGCACTTCGGGCGTTTGCGCTTGTGGGAGGCATACTCTCAGTTTGAACTTTGGGAAAAGCTGATTGAATCGGCCGATCAATCGGTCCTTTCGCCTACAGATCATACTCCGGAACAGATCAAGCGATTGAGAGCCCTGGCCCGTGCTTACGATGCGACAGATGATTTCGCGAAATTCAACGAAACCACTGCGATCATTCGCGGCTGGCGCGAGCGACTGGTCGAAGATCGCGAACTGGAGATGACGCGGGCAGAAGCCAGGGTTCTGGCTAAAGAGCCGGGCAAACCACGCGATGAGAAGGCGATCGAATCGGCTCGAAAGTCGGCCGTTCGATCTACGGACGATACTCTGCGGCAACTTGATCGGGCCATCGATGAAATCACGGCGATCGAACTGGCACGAAAAGGGGAGTACGCCGAAGCCATTCGCAAGTTGAATACAGCGGGAGGAGCCAGTGCGCGTGAACTGGCCCGGTTGAGGCTGGCAGCGGGTCAGAAAGAAGAAGCCCGTAAGGAACTTGAAAAGTATGTCAGCCAGCATGCTGAAGAAGTTTTGCCGCTGGCCTGGCTGGTGGAGTTACTGATCGATCTGAATGATGAAGCGGCCGCCAGGACTCGTTTTGAACAGCTTCGTTTGGTGGCGCATAGTGCTGATCTCGACGCTCCCGCCCTACAGCGGATTTCGAAAAAGGCCCGAGTCTGGGGTTTTGCCGACGATTGGCGAGTTTCCCGCATTCTGCCGACAGATATCGGTGCCCGTCCGACACTCGCCTCGTTAGGGCCCATCCAGTGGACTCCTCCTGCGAGTGCCACCTGGCAGCTCCCCGGCCATCTCCCGGATTCAACCGAAATCAGTACCGTTTCCAGTCACGATTATCGTGGCAAACCGACCATCGTCATCTTTTATCTGGGGGCCGGCTGCCTGCACTGTGTCGAACAGATCCAGAAATTTCTCCCGAAGGTCAACGATTTTCAAGCCGCTGGAATCTCAGTGGTGGCGATCAGTACTGACGATCTGAGTGACCTCAAAAAGTCGATCGATCGCTTTGGCTCACAGATCTCGATTCCCCTCCTGAGCGACGACAGCCTGGAAGTTTTCAAACGGTTCAAAGCCTACGATGACTTCGAAAACCAGCCCATCCATGGCACGTTCCTCATTGATGGACAAGGCCTGATCCGCTGGCATGATCTGGGCGCGGATCCATTTATGGATGTCGATTTTCTCCTGAAGGAATCCCAGCGATTGCTGCATCCCACTTCATTGAAGAATGTGACGTATCCTCAACCACGTCCTGCGGGAACACCCGCCTCGGCTCTGGAGCCACTCAATCAACTGGCGAAAGATCAGCCACAAAGAGATCAACTGCGGAAAGATCAGGGCTCATCGGATCCTTCCGAAAAAGGAAAATCGACTTCGCCAGCCAACTCACCGGCAGCGGCCCAGCAGCCACTGGCGCCGCCGACTGCCATCAAGGCCGATGTCTCCTGA
- a CDS encoding TlpA family protein disulfide reductase: protein MRQINEHWFSRISVASVGKNWAALAVMAMTSSMSLAQEKPATVPAAQITTGNSEAKPTDDKQAADEAKAKAAKIRAAAMQGLLPEDLDLKLPEDIFQLPESGIPELLASARRLSSPMALSRQKVSSFEEMNALRLKANNLVTTATEKVLADPAANEKQALQAAGLLLNAQSMLLRLEAPGSAQSAIAIANRLAADSRPVIAKMASEKIDGLRILTIPQLEPAAVDTLLAETLNRVKVADFSTESIKLASEAGRTLEYGKDPALAASYMSRLADLLESTDKETVTPIAERVRGISRRLGLVGNSMEVVGTTVEGKDFDLASLKGKVVLVDFWATWCGPCIAEIPRVKKLHEAYHDKGFEVVGISLDNSIEPLKEFIEKREIPWVNLYPANTSETKAAGWSNPIAKFYGVNAIPTCILIGADGKVITVKARGQVLEDALAKIYGPLPEVEEKAGDQK from the coding sequence ATGCGTCAGATCAATGAACATTGGTTTTCCCGGATTTCGGTGGCGAGTGTGGGCAAAAACTGGGCGGCACTGGCTGTCATGGCCATGACAAGCAGTATGTCCCTGGCCCAGGAAAAACCAGCGACAGTACCAGCGGCACAAATCACCACGGGGAACTCGGAAGCAAAGCCGACAGACGACAAGCAGGCAGCCGATGAAGCCAAGGCCAAAGCCGCCAAAATTCGAGCTGCCGCCATGCAGGGGTTGCTCCCGGAAGATCTCGATCTGAAGCTCCCCGAAGATATCTTCCAACTCCCTGAAAGCGGCATTCCTGAACTGCTGGCCTCGGCTCGACGACTCTCCTCGCCGATGGCTCTTTCCAGGCAGAAGGTCAGCTCATTCGAAGAGATGAATGCCCTCAGGCTCAAGGCCAATAACCTCGTCACCACAGCCACTGAAAAAGTTCTGGCTGATCCAGCCGCCAATGAAAAGCAGGCTTTGCAGGCTGCCGGTCTGCTCCTTAATGCGCAGTCGATGCTCTTGAGACTCGAAGCACCTGGTTCGGCACAGTCGGCAATCGCGATTGCCAATCGCCTGGCAGCAGATTCCCGCCCGGTCATTGCCAAGATGGCCTCAGAAAAGATCGATGGCTTGCGGATTCTGACCATTCCTCAACTGGAACCGGCAGCGGTGGATACCCTGCTTGCTGAGACACTCAACCGTGTCAAAGTGGCTGATTTCTCGACAGAGAGCATCAAGCTCGCTTCAGAAGCAGGTCGCACACTCGAATACGGCAAAGATCCTGCCCTCGCTGCCAGCTATATGTCCCGTCTGGCCGACCTGCTGGAATCGACTGACAAGGAAACGGTCACGCCGATTGCGGAACGAGTTCGCGGTATTTCGCGTCGTCTGGGACTGGTTGGCAATTCCATGGAAGTTGTCGGCACCACCGTGGAAGGCAAGGATTTCGACCTCGCTTCACTCAAAGGCAAAGTGGTTCTCGTGGACTTCTGGGCCACCTGGTGCGGCCCCTGCATTGCTGAGATTCCACGAGTCAAGAAGCTCCATGAGGCCTATCACGACAAAGGCTTTGAAGTCGTCGGGATCAGCCTGGATAACAGTATTGAGCCCTTGAAGGAATTCATCGAGAAGCGGGAAATCCCCTGGGTCAACCTGTACCCGGCTAACACCTCGGAAACCAAGGCTGCAGGCTGGAGCAACCCGATTGCCAAGTTCTATGGTGTGAATGCAATTCCAACCTGTATTCTAATTGGTGCCGATGGAAAAGTGATTACCGTCAAGGCCCGCGGGCAGGTTCTCGAAGATGCACTGGCCAAAATTTATGGCCCGCTCCCTGAAGTTGAAGAAAAGGCTGGCGACCAGAAGTAA